From the genome of Muricauda sp. SCSIO 64092, one region includes:
- a CDS encoding DUF1080 domain-containing protein — protein MKKLLYIVIVVGSVYTVPAQEINLFNGKNLDGWTNHGSEQWYVENGELICESGPKGEYGYLSTNTHYDDFELTLSFKQEADGNSGVFFRSTFEGTKVTGWQVEVAPPKKHTGGIYESYGRGWLIKPEDEKDSALKMGQWNTMRIKATGNTVTTWLNGVEMVRLEDKKIGQGKGAIALQIHDGGGIKVRWKDIKLLPITND, from the coding sequence ATGAAAAAATTACTGTATATCGTCATTGTTGTTGGTTCGGTGTATACCGTTCCCGCACAGGAGATCAACCTTTTTAATGGTAAAAATTTAGACGGGTGGACCAATCATGGCAGTGAGCAATGGTATGTGGAAAATGGGGAATTGATTTGTGAAAGTGGCCCCAAAGGGGAATACGGCTATTTGTCGACCAATACCCATTATGACGATTTTGAACTTACCCTAAGCTTTAAACAAGAGGCCGATGGAAACAGTGGTGTCTTTTTCCGTTCCACTTTTGAGGGTACCAAGGTCACGGGCTGGCAGGTTGAAGTTGCCCCACCCAAAAAACATACGGGAGGCATCTATGAGTCCTACGGTAGGGGCTGGCTCATAAAACCGGAAGATGAAAAGGATTCCGCCCTAAAAATGGGGCAATGGAATACCATGAGAATTAAGGCCACTGGCAATACGGTAACAACTTGGTTAAACGGTGTGGAAATGGTACGCTTGGAAGACAAAAAAATAGGCCAGGGAAAAGGGGCCATAGCCTTACAGATTCATGATGGTGGAGGCATCAAAGTCCGTTGGAAGGACATTAAATTGCTCCCTATTACAAACGATTAA
- a CDS encoding DUF1080 domain-containing protein, with product MKIAFSPFTLALFLLLFTLPLCAQKQHPLEGRWDLEIQFMEKTAPSWLEVRHSGHETLVGRFVFAFGSARPIAEIETFGDKFTFTIPRQWEPEGSDMILHGELKDGIIEGTLIYTDGSIIPWTGKPVPKLAYVENPDWGKPIALFNGKDLDGWYLDSDQNEWSVVNGILTNSKSGANLISNQKFTDFKLVTEFRYPEGSNSGIYLRGRYEVQIADNHGLEASDIYFGGIYGFLEPNENVAKPAGEWQRYEIEFIGSRVTIKANGKVIIHNQTIPGITGGALDSKEGEPGPIMIQGDHGPVEFRKFEVTAVK from the coding sequence ATGAAAATAGCCTTCTCCCCATTCACACTTGCATTGTTCCTGTTGTTGTTTACACTCCCCCTTTGTGCGCAAAAACAGCATCCCTTGGAAGGGCGATGGGACCTGGAGATACAGTTCATGGAAAAAACCGCTCCCTCCTGGTTGGAGGTTAGGCATTCCGGTCATGAAACTTTGGTAGGTCGATTTGTTTTTGCGTTTGGCAGTGCCAGACCGATAGCCGAAATAGAGACCTTTGGGGACAAGTTCACCTTCACGATCCCCAGACAATGGGAACCGGAAGGAAGTGATATGATCCTTCATGGTGAGTTAAAGGATGGCATCATCGAGGGAACCCTTATCTATACCGACGGCAGTATTATTCCCTGGACGGGGAAACCCGTTCCAAAACTGGCCTATGTGGAAAATCCGGATTGGGGAAAACCCATTGCCCTCTTCAATGGTAAGGATTTGGACGGCTGGTATCTGGATTCCGACCAAAATGAATGGTCCGTAGTCAACGGTATCCTTACGAATTCCAAAAGTGGGGCCAACCTTATTAGTAACCAAAAGTTTACCGATTTTAAATTGGTAACGGAATTTAGGTATCCGGAAGGTAGTAATAGTGGTATTTACCTAAGGGGGCGCTATGAGGTCCAAATAGCGGACAACCATGGGCTGGAAGCTTCCGACATTTATTTTGGTGGCATCTACGGCTTTCTGGAACCCAATGAGAACGTTGCTAAACCGGCCGGTGAATGGCAACGCTATGAAATTGAGTTTATTGGTAGCCGTGTAACGATCAAAGCCAATGGTAAGGTCATTATTCACAATCAAACCATTCCTGGGATTACGGGGGGTGCATTGGACAGTAAGGAAGGGGAACCGGGACCGATCATGATTCAAGGGGATCATGGTCCGGTTGAGTTCAGAAAGTTTGAGGTGACCGCGGTAAAATGA